The Odocoileus virginianus isolate 20LAN1187 ecotype Illinois chromosome 3, Ovbor_1.2, whole genome shotgun sequence genome includes a window with the following:
- the LOC110134348 gene encoding non-histone chromosomal protein HMG-14 — protein sequence MPKRKVSSAEGAAKEEPKRRPARLSAKPAPAKVETKPKKAAGKDKSSDKKVQTKGKRGAKGKQAEVANQETKEDLPAENGETKNEESPASDEAEEKEAKSD from the coding sequence ATGCCCAAGAGGAAGGTCAGCTCCGCCGAGGGGGCGGCGAAGGAGGAGCCCAAGAGGAGACCGGCGAGGTTGTCAGCTAAACCGGCTCCTGCAAAAGTGGAAACGAAGCCAAAAAAGGCGGCGGGAAAGGATAAATCTTCAGACAAAAAAGtgcaaacaaaagggaaaagaggagcaaagggaAAACAGGCGGAAGTGGCCAACCAAGAGACTAAAGAAGACTTGCCTGCAGAAAATGGAGAGACTAAAAACGAGGAGAGCCCAGCCTCTgatgaagcagaagagaaagaagccaaatcTGATTAA